The following is a genomic window from Streptomyces lincolnensis.
TTGAGGGCGGTGCCGACGTTGACCTTGGCGATGCCGCCCGCGGCGGCCGCGGCGAGTTCGCCGTCCGGGACTCCGGAGGAGCCGTGCAGCACCAGCGGCACGTCCAGGGCACCGGACAGGCGGGTGAGGAGGGCGTGGTCGAGGGTGGCGGTGCGGGTGGTCATCGCGTGCGAGCTGCCGATGGCCACGGCGAGGGCGTCGACACCGGAGGCGGTGACGAAGGCACGGGCCTCGTCGGGGTCGGTGCGGGCGCCGGGCGCGTGGGCGTCCAGCGGGGCCTGTCCGTCCTTCCCGCCGACCCGGCCCAACTCGGCCTCGATCCACAGGCTCCGGGAGTGCGCCCAGTCGGCGGCGGCGCGGGTCGCGGCGAGGTTCTCCGCGTACGGCAGCCGGGAGGCGTCGTACATGACGGAGCTGAAGCCCGCGCCGGGGGCCTGGCGCAGCAGGTCGTCGCTCTGGACGTGGTCGAGGTGCAACGCGACGGGTACGGCGGCGCGTTCGGCCGCGGCGGCGGCCGCGCGGGCGAGCGGGAGCAGCCGGCCGTGGCGGAACCTGACGGCGTTCTCGCTGACCTGGAGGACGACGGGTGCGTCCGCGGACTCGGCGCCGGCGACGACGGCCTCGACGTGTTCGAGGGTGATGATGTTGAAGGCGGCGACCGCGGAGTGCCGGGCGGCG
Proteins encoded in this region:
- a CDS encoding class II fructose-bisphosphate aldolase; its protein translation is MPLVTTGELVTRAAARHSAVAAFNIITLEHVEAVVAGAESADAPVVLQVSENAVRFRHGRLLPLARAAAAAAERAAVPVALHLDHVQSDDLLRQAPGAGFSSVMYDASRLPYAENLAATRAAADWAHSRSLWIEAELGRVGGKDGQAPLDAHAPGARTDPDEARAFVTASGVDALAVAIGSSHAMTTRTATLDHALLTRLSGALDVPLVLHGSSGVPDGELAAAAAGGIAKVNVGTALNIAMTGAIREFLAAHPEAVDSRQYLDVGREAMARTVAGVLRVLEASRPSADVHT